The following nucleotide sequence is from Bradyrhizobium roseum.
GCGTTGACGGCTTCCGCCAGCGGGATGCGCGGGTTGATCTTGGCGCCGATCATGCGACCTCCTGCGCGACGAAGGGCAGGCGGCAGGCCTCGCAATAGCCGCTGGTGCGGTTGAGCCAGGTCAGCTGGTGCTCGCCGTCGACGGCCGCCTCGCACAGCTTGCCGTTCTGGATGCAGGCCGAGCAGACCGGCGGGTTGGTGCTGACCCAGCTGCAGCCGCCGCGGCAGGCGCGATCGTCGGTGCAGCCACAACCGATGCAACGCATCATTCGCCTCCCGTGCGGTCGAGTACCCCTTGGCGATGGCCGTCCATGTAGGACAGCGGGTCGATATCGCGATCGCCGCGCTGCAGCAGATCTTCCGGGCGTAACCGCCACGGCTTGCCGGCCAATGCGTCGGCGTGACCGAGCTCCCACGCCGGCAGATCGAAAATGAGGGAGCGGGAGGCGGATTCGACACCGCGTCTCCGGGGAGGGAACCCCCGGCGCTCTCGTTGAGCTATGCCCGCATAAGCGAATTTCATGATGCCCTCGTCAGCCGTTGGCCGCGCGGCGCTGCCGCAGGCAGGTTTCGACTTGCTCGATGGCCTTCAAATATTCGTCGCTCGGATCCGCGAGGAATGCCGGCGGGCCGTCGGCAAGCGCCTCGAGCTCCCGCTGCGCTTCCTCGAAGTCGCGCAGTAAAGCCAACTCGGCATCGAGCTCTGCGCACAGGCCGGCTTCGTCGAGCACAAAGCGACGATCCGGATCGGGCTGTTCGACAAACGGGATTAAGGGAAGATCGGCCATCCGGCTGCTTCTCCAGAAGTGCCGGGCTGCTCGCCGGCGAGAGACGCAGGGAAACTGTCATCGCGGCAACACCCGCACGCCCTTGGGCGGATTGATCCCGATCCATTTGACCCAACGGCAGAGGGCCTCGAGCGCGGCCAACTGGCTGTCGGCTTCGGGGATGCCGGGCACGAGCAACTGCACCGTGCCCGGCATCCTTCCGCGCCGCCCGCCGATCACCCGTGCATGACGCGCATTGACGTCGATGAACTCGCGAAGCTGCTTTTCCGGCCCGCGCGCGAACACGATCGCGCCTTTCGGCACGGCGGTACCGAACTCGATCAGGCCGGACGGGAAGC
It contains:
- a CDS encoding host nuclease inhibitor protein codes for the protein MTQTLRAWCFPSGLIEFGTAVPKGAIVFARGPEKQLREFIDVNARHARVIGGRRGRMPGTVQLLVPGIPEADSQLAALEALCRWVKWIGINPPKGVRVLPR